Proteins encoded within one genomic window of Polaribacter sp. NJDZ03:
- a CDS encoding discoidin domain-containing protein, translating to MKNEANMDPSLEGIPYKIKDFIAPANFLEKDWVDFHKNNKSKVNALNLLKSPWEQVNFTVDHTAGSYGAHGIGVIRSIAIQPGNTNRVIAGTLLAGVWITTNKGDNWVSVGQNVPLVETIWEVKFAPSNANIVYAITNVGLIKSMDEGQTWNYATNFLSTLPYTAKEAMLDISPTDSDKVFVSTKNNYTNNGGIYLTTNGGTTWSTLHEGSAYWDLKINPGNSSIIYAIEQVGSWTKFLRSTDSGVTFTEINNGYPSAAISGHQLYRGAIGVTPAAPNYVYVYSAGNDEYGFWKSTDAGLNFTKQDEGWAGNTILSVVPSGTDYTFDNKLTAGYGQTTWDFAIGVSTTNPELVYAGCNKTMFSTNGGTTWSHVGNPDQTTWPIHGDIQGIDASGDEVWVVSDGGAYYSSNNGINAISKYDGIYSQECWGFSQGFKSDIMAAGINHNAIYIKDGSLYNQWLTGPGADAQTATVNPLDDRYIYAMPWWDQRLTRPALRNTAPGNSGNLGVYSGYVNFQNYIMHPNLYNKIYVIGHPNSLRPELVTGVAVSNDNASSWSSLKDFPDISNTGGRMQVSFADANTMFAIIKREAKSYQIWKTNDSGVNWLNVTPSSSLTSEFNIRNIALSETDTNIAWVVLGSSSNVKVLKTIDGGTTWVDYSTGLPNSEGRFGIVNQRGTNGGVYIGTRMGVYYRNASMSSWDLHGTGVLGGEVNFLQINYAKGKIRAAGTRGIWENDLYESFKPDANFAADKILVDLTQDAMVQFKDHSAITQIGATWSWSFPGGIPSTSTDENPLISYANASEGKHDVKLTVKDVTGKESTKTITNFIEVFTTPCPTLIPSNKYSIHQFDSQEIVGETSPATNVIDGDISTNWVTQWYSPEVPMPHYISIDLSANYNVSQMNYAPRQNQENGRINSYQIHSSLNGTDWTLVTSGNFVNYTELQKVVFSSPILARYVKLTALSEVNGNPWTTVGELSFLGCSEVLSLRKEQVDKVMVYPVPTGSNISIKTSNMKGLEIQVSLVSIDGKQVKKMNLKNKNGEVTMDISDVAKGIYVLNLIDESGKKYQKKIIKK from the coding sequence ATGAAAAATGAAGCTAATATGGATCCTTCTTTAGAAGGAATTCCTTATAAAATTAAAGATTTTATAGCGCCAGCTAATTTTTTAGAAAAGGATTGGGTAGATTTTCATAAAAATAATAAGAGTAAAGTAAATGCTTTAAATCTACTAAAAAGTCCATGGGAACAAGTAAACTTTACGGTAGATCATACAGCAGGAAGTTATGGTGCACATGGTATTGGAGTGATACGCTCTATAGCGATTCAGCCAGGAAATACAAACCGTGTTATTGCGGGAACATTACTTGCAGGTGTTTGGATAACAACTAATAAAGGTGATAATTGGGTGTCTGTTGGTCAAAATGTACCATTGGTAGAAACTATTTGGGAAGTGAAATTTGCACCTAGTAATGCCAATATTGTATACGCAATTACCAATGTAGGGTTGATTAAATCTATGGATGAAGGGCAAACTTGGAACTATGCAACTAACTTTCTTTCTACACTTCCTTATACTGCTAAAGAGGCAATGTTAGATATTTCTCCAACAGATAGTGATAAAGTATTTGTATCTACAAAGAATAATTATACTAATAATGGTGGTATTTATTTAACCACTAATGGAGGAACAACATGGAGTACCTTGCATGAAGGGAGTGCTTATTGGGATCTTAAAATTAATCCTGGGAATAGTTCTATAATTTATGCAATAGAACAAGTAGGTTCGTGGACTAAGTTTTTACGAAGTACAGATTCAGGGGTTACGTTTACAGAAATTAACAATGGTTACCCTTCTGCAGCAATTTCAGGACATCAATTATATCGTGGTGCTATTGGGGTAACTCCAGCTGCACCAAATTATGTATATGTGTATAGTGCAGGAAATGATGAGTATGGATTTTGGAAATCTACAGATGCAGGTTTGAATTTTACAAAACAAGATGAAGGATGGGCAGGTAACACTATATTATCCGTTGTTCCTTCTGGTACAGATTATACATTTGATAATAAGCTTACTGCAGGTTATGGACAAACAACTTGGGATTTTGCAATAGGAGTTTCAACAACAAATCCAGAACTTGTTTATGCAGGTTGTAATAAAACGATGTTTTCAACAAATGGAGGTACTACATGGTCTCATGTTGGTAACCCAGATCAAACTACTTGGCCTATTCATGGAGACATACAAGGCATTGATGCAAGCGGTGATGAGGTTTGGGTTGTAAGTGATGGTGGTGCCTATTATTCTTCTAATAATGGAATAAATGCTATTTCTAAGTATGATGGTATTTATAGTCAAGAATGTTGGGGCTTTAGTCAAGGATTTAAGTCAGATATTATGGCAGCAGGTATCAATCATAATGCTATTTATATAAAAGACGGTTCGTTATACAACCAATGGTTAACAGGGCCAGGAGCAGATGCACAAACAGCCACCGTAAATCCTTTAGATGACCGTTATATTTATGCGATGCCTTGGTGGGATCAAAGGCTTACTAGACCAGCATTACGTAATACAGCACCTGGTAATTCAGGTAATCTAGGTGTTTATTCTGGTTATGTAAATTTCCAAAATTATATTATGCATCCAAATCTATATAATAAAATTTATGTTATTGGACACCCAAATTCTCTAAGACCAGAATTAGTTACAGGAGTAGCAGTAAGTAATGATAATGCGTCAAGTTGGTCATCATTAAAAGATTTTCCAGACATTAGTAATACAGGAGGAAGAATGCAAGTTAGTTTTGCAGATGCCAATACAATGTTTGCTATTATAAAACGTGAGGCTAAGTCATATCAAATATGGAAAACTAATGATTCTGGAGTTAATTGGTTAAATGTAACTCCCTCTTCATCTCTAACATCAGAATTTAATATTAGAAACATAGCATTAAGTGAAACAGATACAAATATAGCTTGGGTTGTACTTGGCTCATCAAGTAATGTAAAAGTTCTAAAAACAATTGATGGCGGAACAACTTGGGTAGATTATTCAACTGGTTTACCTAATAGTGAAGGGCGTTTTGGAATTGTTAATCAAAGAGGAACTAATGGTGGGGTTTATATAGGAACAAGAATGGGCGTGTATTATCGTAATGCTTCTATGAGTTCATGGGATTTACACGGAACAGGAGTTTTAGGTGGTGAAGTTAATTTTTTACAAATTAATTATGCAAAAGGAAAAATAAGAGCTGCTGGAACTAGAGGTATTTGGGAAAATGATTTGTATGAATCTTTTAAACCTGATGCAAATTTTGCTGCCGATAAAATTTTGGTTGATTTAACACAAGATGCTATGGTGCAATTTAAAGATCATTCTGCAATTACTCAAATAGGAGCTACTTGGAGTTGGTCCTTTCCGGGAGGCATTCCTAGTACTTCTACAGATGAGAATCCTTTAATATCATATGCCAATGCTTCAGAAGGAAAACATGATGTAAAATTAACAGTTAAAGATGTAACTGGTAAAGAAAGCACTAAAACTATTACAAATTTTATAGAAGTATTTACCACGCCATGTCCAACACTTATTCCTAGCAATAAGTATTCTATACATCAATTTGATAGTCAGGAAATTGTTGGAGAAACATCTCCGGCTACCAATGTTATAGATGGAGATATTTCAACTAATTGGGTTACTCAATGGTATAGCCCAGAAGTACCTATGCCACATTATATATCAATAGATTTAAGTGCTAATTATAATGTTTCTCAAATGAATTATGCTCCAAGGCAAAATCAAGAAAATGGAAGAATTAATTCATATCAAATACATTCAAGTTTAAATGGTACAGATTGGACTCTAGTTACTTCTGGAAATTTTGTAAACTATACAGAGCTTCAAAAAGTTGTTTTTTCTAGCCCTATATTGGCTAGGTATGTAAAACTAACTGCTTTATCTGAAGTAAATGGAAACCCATGGACAACCGTTGGAGAGTTATCTTTTCTTGGTTGCTCAGAAGTACTTTCACTTAGAAAGGAGCAAGTAGACAAAGTGATGGTGTATCCTGTTCCTACGGGTAGTAATATATCTATAAAGACGTCAAACATGAAAGGTTTAGAAATACAAGTTTCTTTAGTAAGTATTGATGGTAAACAGGTAAAAAAAATGAATCTTAAAAATAAGAATGGTGAAGTTACAATGGATATAAGTGATGTAGCCAAGGGTATTTATGTATTAAATTTAATAGATGAATCGGGTAAAAAGTATCAAAAAAAAATAATAAAAAAGTAG
- a CDS encoding SUMF1/EgtB/PvdO family nonheme iron enzyme codes for MRKLFILLLVPLFIITSCSEKENTNFVFVEGGSFKNTNSTYYDKDVTVSNFYIGKYEVTQKEWVEIMGSNPSEFQGENLPVENVNWYDCVEYCNLRSSKEGLEQYYTIDKNKKDPYNDNVLDEIKWNVTINEGANGYRLPTEQEWEFAAGGGQMSKNYTYSGSNTINEVGYYWCNSGDKDLKGTKWQWSALQSNNCKTKPVGSKAPNELGIYDASGNVREWCWNWHTDASAPKGRVLKGGGWIGADYCCEASFQGNYEANGKGSDTGFRLCRGE; via the coding sequence ATGAGAAAATTATTTATATTATTATTAGTACCATTATTTATTATAACCTCATGTTCAGAAAAAGAAAATACAAATTTTGTATTTGTAGAAGGAGGTTCCTTTAAAAATACAAATTCTACCTATTATGATAAAGATGTAACTGTTTCTAATTTTTATATTGGAAAATATGAGGTTACTCAAAAAGAATGGGTAGAAATAATGGGTAGTAATCCATCAGAATTTCAAGGAGAAAATTTACCTGTAGAAAATGTAAACTGGTATGACTGTGTTGAATATTGTAACCTAAGAAGTTCTAAGGAAGGTTTAGAGCAGTATTACACTATCGACAAAAACAAGAAAGATCCATACAACGACAATGTCTTAGATGAAATTAAATGGAATGTTACTATAAATGAAGGAGCTAATGGATATCGTTTACCTACAGAACAAGAATGGGAATTTGCAGCCGGAGGAGGGCAGATGAGCAAGAATTATACATACAGCGGTAGCAATACTATAAATGAAGTAGGGTATTATTGGTGCAATTCCGGCGATAAAGACTTAAAAGGTACAAAGTGGCAATGGTCTGCATTACAAAGTAACAATTGCAAAACAAAACCGGTAGGTAGTAAAGCGCCAAACGAGTTAGGTATTTATGACGCCTCTGGAAATGTTAGAGAATGGTGCTGGAATTGGCATACCGATGCATCAGCTCCTAAAGGACGTGTTTTAAAAGGTGGTGGTTGGATAGGTGCTGATTATTGTTGTGAAGCAAGTTTTCAGGGTAATTATGAAGCAAACGGTAAGGGAAGTGATACCGGTTTTAGATTATGCAGAGGTGAATAG
- a CDS encoding RraA family protein, whose amino-acid sequence MDKFWNNDKELFSLAKKELFTAVIGDAMDKMNLLHQFLPPQIQPLKDDMFLIGRAMTVLEADTFEELSHGSQNPLMAKPFGLMLEALDDLKENEVYICSGASLNYALVGELMMTRAKILGSAGAVANGYSRDTNGILELDFPVFSYGRYAQDQGPRGKVIDFRVPIEMNGVRINPGDIIIGDNDGVCVVPKEFEDEVFIRAFEKARGEKTVLKAIQNGMSVIDAWNKYQIM is encoded by the coding sequence ATGGATAAATTTTGGAACAATGATAAGGAGCTATTCTCTCTAGCAAAAAAAGAGTTATTTACAGCTGTAATTGGTGATGCAATGGATAAAATGAATTTATTACACCAATTTCTTCCGCCACAAATTCAACCATTAAAAGATGATATGTTTTTAATTGGAAGAGCAATGACTGTACTAGAAGCAGATACTTTTGAAGAATTAAGTCATGGGAGTCAAAACCCATTAATGGCAAAACCATTTGGGTTAATGTTAGAAGCATTAGATGATTTAAAAGAAAACGAAGTATATATATGTTCTGGAGCTTCGCTAAATTATGCTTTAGTTGGTGAGTTAATGATGACTAGAGCAAAAATACTAGGTTCGGCTGGTGCAGTTGCTAACGGCTACTCACGAGACACAAATGGTATTTTAGAATTAGATTTTCCTGTATTTTCTTATGGAAGGTATGCCCAAGATCAGGGGCCAAGAGGAAAGGTTATAGATTTTAGAGTTCCAATTGAAATGAATGGTGTTAGAATTAATCCTGGAGATATAATTATTGGTGATAATGATGGAGTTTGTGTTGTTCCTAAAGAATTTGAAGATGAAGTTTTTATTAGAGCTTTTGAAAAGGCTAGAGGTGAAAAAACAGTATTAAAAGCAATACAAAACGGTATGAGTGTTATAGACGCTTGGAATAAATACCAAATAATGTAA
- a CDS encoding sodium/solute symporter (Members of the Solute:Sodium Symporter (SSS), TC 2.A.21 as described in tcdb.org, catalyze solute:Na+ symport. Known solutes for members of the family include sugars, amino acids, nucleosides, inositols, vitamins, urea or anions, depending on the system.), with amino-acid sequence MNLSTADTIVFITYFMLILLVGFGAVFYNKKKQTSNDYFFAGNTLPWWVIGSSVIAANISAEQFIGMTGSGFAIGLGIATYEWLGAIGLLVVAKFFLPIYLKNNIYTMPGFLEKRYDSRLRVSLAVFWLLVYWFVNLSSVFYLGALVLEGYLGLDLMEWILVLAAISGLYSVLGGLKAVAYTDVIQIIFLVAGGLMTTFFVLQAISDSNDVFLGLRMMFDAAPEKFDLILSKSDPNYKYLPGVSVILGGLWVANIAYFGCNQYIIQRSLAAKNINEAQKGMAFAAFLKLFIPIIVVLPGIAAFVLNAGIDKPDEAYPWLLANFIPSGFKGLAFAALISAIVSSLSSMVTSASTIFTFDIYKPLFNKTVTDKKLVTVGRIMSAVSLLIAIIIAPLLASLEQAFQFIQNFTGMVTPGIVVVFVFGLFWKRANATAALWTVILTIPVSVLLDICIKDLPFLDRMGVSFLLLSIVLIVVSLLKKQKSSDLIKIDEGIYKTTTVFNVLAIIISAVLGVFYYTFW; translated from the coding sequence ATGAATTTATCTACTGCAGACACTATTGTTTTTATCACATACTTTATGTTGATATTACTAGTTGGTTTTGGAGCTGTTTTTTATAATAAAAAAAAGCAAACATCAAATGACTACTTTTTTGCAGGTAATACACTTCCTTGGTGGGTAATTGGATCATCAGTAATTGCTGCTAATATTTCTGCAGAACAATTTATAGGAATGACAGGTTCTGGATTTGCTATAGGTCTTGGAATTGCAACTTATGAATGGCTAGGTGCTATTGGGCTTTTAGTAGTAGCAAAATTCTTTTTGCCTATTTATTTAAAAAATAATATTTATACAATGCCTGGTTTCTTAGAGAAAAGGTACGACTCTAGGCTTAGGGTAAGTTTAGCTGTATTTTGGTTGTTGGTGTATTGGTTTGTTAATTTATCATCAGTTTTTTATCTGGGAGCTTTGGTTTTAGAAGGCTATTTAGGGTTAGATTTAATGGAATGGATTTTAGTACTAGCTGCAATTTCAGGTTTATATTCAGTATTAGGAGGCTTAAAAGCTGTTGCTTATACAGATGTTATTCAAATTATTTTTTTAGTTGCAGGAGGGTTAATGACTACGTTTTTTGTATTGCAAGCAATTAGTGATTCTAACGATGTATTTTTAGGACTAAGAATGATGTTTGATGCTGCTCCAGAAAAATTTGATTTAATTTTAAGTAAATCAGATCCCAATTATAAATATTTGCCAGGAGTAAGTGTTATTCTAGGAGGTTTATGGGTTGCAAATATTGCCTATTTTGGATGTAACCAATACATTATTCAGCGTTCATTAGCTGCAAAAAATATTAATGAAGCCCAGAAAGGAATGGCATTTGCAGCTTTTTTAAAACTATTTATTCCAATAATTGTTGTTTTACCAGGAATTGCTGCTTTTGTGTTAAATGCTGGCATAGATAAGCCAGATGAAGCCTACCCTTGGTTGTTAGCTAATTTTATTCCATCAGGTTTTAAAGGCCTTGCATTTGCAGCTTTAATTTCTGCAATAGTATCCTCATTAAGCTCAATGGTTACAAGTGCATCCACCATTTTTACATTCGATATTTATAAACCGTTGTTTAATAAAACAGTCACAGATAAAAAGCTCGTAACTGTTGGTAGAATAATGAGTGCTGTTTCTTTACTAATTGCCATTATTATAGCTCCACTGTTAGCATCGCTAGAACAAGCATTTCAGTTTATACAAAATTTTACAGGCATGGTAACTCCAGGTATTGTAGTTGTATTTGTATTTGGTTTGTTCTGGAAAAGAGCAAACGCAACAGCTGCTTTATGGACCGTTATTCTAACAATTCCAGTGTCCGTTTTATTAGATATATGTATTAAAGATTTACCATTTTTAGATAGAATGGGGGTTTCATTCTTACTATTATCAATAGTATTAATTGTAGTATCACTTTTAAAGAAACAAAAAAGTAGTGATTTAATAAAAATAGATGAGGGTATTTATAAAACTACCACTGTATTTAATGTTTTAGCAATAATCATTTCAGCTGTTTTAGGAGTTTTTTATTATACTTTTTGGTAG
- a CDS encoding glycoside hydrolase family 11 protein, protein MRKLNFSVLRGTLLLSIASLSLIACSENDLNLETPSGQAQGEIETVKSATTPVNERVGNQNNFFYSIDAEDQLGTINITSPNGNGHFNFTWNGVRQVVGGLGWRNTQRISVGYNIGSVTTDNNLKFVGLYGWTRSPLTEFYVCERGPGALFNAASAGTNYTANNHTYVMTKSQRIQQPSIDGTQTFWQVQGRWGGAALNSNNSINVGTHLDNFKGALGADFGLNFATPAGGTDAYMVFGCEAYDYGNNRNNRISGAMNATIWKI, encoded by the coding sequence ATGAGAAAATTAAATTTTTCAGTGTTACGAGGAACATTATTATTGTCAATTGCATCTTTGTCATTAATAGCCTGTTCCGAAAACGATTTGAATCTTGAAACACCAAGTGGACAAGCACAAGGTGAAATTGAAACAGTTAAAAGTGCAACAACTCCAGTTAACGAAAGAGTAGGAAATCAGAACAACTTTTTTTATTCAATTGATGCTGAAGACCAACTTGGAACAATTAATATTACATCACCTAATGGTAATGGTCATTTTAATTTTACATGGAATGGGGTTCGTCAGGTAGTAGGTGGCCTAGGATGGAGAAATACACAAAGAATAAGTGTAGGCTACAATATAGGTTCTGTAACTACAGATAACAACCTTAAATTTGTAGGATTGTATGGTTGGACTAGAAGTCCGCTTACAGAATTTTATGTTTGTGAAAGAGGACCAGGTGCACTTTTTAATGCAGCAAGCGCAGGTACTAATTATACAGCTAATAACCATACCTATGTTATGACAAAGTCTCAAAGAATACAACAACCTTCTATTGATGGTACTCAGACTTTTTGGCAAGTACAAGGTCGTTGGGGTGGAGCTGCTCTTAATTCTAATAATTCTATAAATGTAGGAACTCATTTAGATAATTTTAAAGGAGCATTAGGTGCTGATTTTGGATTAAACTTTGCTACTCCTGCTGGTGGTACAGATGCGTACATGGTATTTGGATGTGAAGCTTACGATTACGGTAATAATCGTAATAATAGAATAAGTGGTGCTATGAACGCAACTATTTGGAAGATATAA
- a CDS encoding glycoside hydrolase family 2 protein, translated as MKTWIYLLFFCSTLGIYAQTGKMNSLAYNDSGNINNQPFLIKGDNYTFPDKELGNEVDRSCNYGNTIIYAFNNFDLKASYNLRVVFVSDENRVIALSADGNALEDEITIKKGERKEINFKIPEKAYAYGQFVLLFELIEGTNAVVSEIEIYSSDTTNVLSPFSEEQKKEILKKKLIVVNEIINVESVMPKYVPRPIKVTKVFNPKLSLNGDWRFNEKPGNTFFKNTKETTNWKTINVPGEWAMQGYKVDSAAFAGYNKKFNIPRDWNGNRIKIRFDGVSSESIIWINGKEVGSHMGGMTAFEFDITDFLMKGENSISLKVRNESLADMLGSLTQYAAHQIGGITRKVTLFAVPDVHISDLRIVTDLDENYKNANLKIQLGITNYGNNNSKEQSVRFTIPDKNIVKEFIIEEIKVGETVVKNIEIPVTNPQKWTNETPNLYDLFIDLLKEKKLSERLINRVGFREVEINGSELLVNGVSVKLRGVNRHEIHPLKGRSLDQETWEKDIELYNKANVNYIRTSHYPPSEEFIALCNEKGMFVEMEAPVCWVGHHANKNWQTLNYTDEKYFPYMLQANMETIHFYRNNPSIIFWSAANESYWNYNTAKLMKYVDAADTTRPNAFHDQAYGGFNNQGSTASIANIHYPGPNGYKKATDFDKPLIYGEYCHLNVYNRRELITDPGVRNDWASALAPTWENMYKTKGVLGGAIWSGVDDIFQMPNGDAVGYGPWGPIDAWRRPKPEYWHVKKIYSPIRVTTKSLEATTNFELEIENRYTYTNLKNTKVVWSYAGETGSIFPNIEPGAKGKIKINVKNIATNKSLKLVFFDPRGFLADEFIIPVGEQSFDAIVKNDPAVKTKLKTTSTSFIITGTNFTCVISRATGQIISLKKNDNIVLNGGPWLMALPLDGEGCEPDHDANIPPFNELCTNWKATKVVAERLNTGVKIEVKGSYKEFKGDYSLHINANGEINIDYVFASKVAVNPRQWGMVFDAPNNYNKFFWKRNGRWTSYPQSHIGRAIGEAPLFYEGVPESISPNERPLWNWSMDFNKLGSNDFRSTRRNFWYAGLRSNSGNEVLAVSENASQHWRSWLDGKKVRFLVAGFVTAGNELFLGSFYGPTRVPLEIGDEISDSIKLIVSKSE; from the coding sequence ATGAAAACTTGGATTTATCTTTTATTCTTTTGTTCAACTTTGGGAATATATGCCCAAACTGGTAAAATGAATTCGTTAGCATACAATGACAGTGGCAATATTAATAACCAACCATTTCTTATAAAGGGAGATAATTATACTTTTCCAGATAAAGAGTTAGGGAATGAAGTAGATAGGTCTTGTAATTATGGAAATACAATTATTTACGCATTTAATAATTTCGATTTAAAAGCTTCCTATAATTTAAGAGTCGTTTTTGTTTCAGATGAAAATAGAGTTATTGCATTAAGTGCAGATGGAAATGCTTTAGAAGACGAAATTACTATTAAAAAAGGTGAGCGTAAAGAAATAAATTTTAAAATACCAGAAAAAGCTTATGCCTATGGACAGTTTGTATTATTATTTGAGTTAATTGAAGGAACAAATGCTGTAGTGTCTGAAATTGAAATATATTCATCAGACACTACTAATGTTCTTTCTCCTTTTTCTGAAGAACAAAAAAAAGAAATACTAAAGAAAAAATTAATTGTTGTAAATGAAATAATTAATGTAGAGAGTGTGATGCCAAAATATGTTCCTCGTCCAATAAAGGTAACAAAGGTATTTAACCCAAAACTATCTTTAAATGGTGATTGGAGATTTAATGAAAAACCGGGTAATACATTCTTTAAAAACACAAAAGAAACAACCAATTGGAAAACAATTAATGTACCAGGAGAATGGGCTATGCAAGGCTACAAAGTAGATTCTGCTGCTTTTGCAGGATATAATAAAAAATTTAATATTCCGAGAGATTGGAATGGAAATCGTATAAAGATTCGTTTTGATGGAGTTTCTAGCGAAAGTATCATTTGGATTAACGGAAAAGAAGTGGGGTCTCATATGGGAGGAATGACAGCTTTTGAATTTGATATTACCGATTTTTTAATGAAAGGAGAAAATAGTATTTCATTAAAAGTTAGAAATGAATCTTTGGCTGATATGTTGGGTAGTTTAACTCAGTATGCAGCACATCAAATAGGTGGTATTACTAGAAAAGTTACACTTTTTGCAGTGCCAGATGTACATATTTCAGATTTAAGAATTGTAACCGATTTAGATGAAAATTATAAAAATGCCAACTTAAAAATTCAATTAGGTATTACAAATTATGGAAATAACAACTCTAAAGAGCAATCGGTTAGATTTACAATTCCAGATAAAAATATAGTAAAAGAATTTATTATTGAAGAGATTAAGGTTGGTGAAACAGTTGTTAAAAATATTGAAATACCCGTTACAAATCCACAAAAATGGACCAATGAAACACCTAATTTATACGATTTATTTATCGATTTATTAAAAGAGAAGAAGCTTTCAGAAAGATTAATTAATAGAGTTGGTTTTAGAGAAGTTGAAATTAATGGAAGTGAATTACTAGTCAATGGTGTTTCGGTTAAATTAAGAGGAGTTAACCGACATGAAATACACCCATTAAAAGGAAGATCTTTAGATCAAGAAACTTGGGAAAAAGATATTGAATTGTATAATAAGGCAAATGTTAATTATATAAGAACATCACATTATCCTCCATCAGAAGAATTTATAGCTTTATGTAACGAAAAAGGAATGTTTGTAGAAATGGAAGCTCCGGTTTGTTGGGTTGGGCACCATGCTAACAAAAATTGGCAAACGCTTAATTATACAGATGAAAAGTATTTCCCATATATGTTACAAGCAAATATGGAAACTATTCATTTTTATAGAAATAACCCGTCTATTATATTTTGGTCTGCTGCCAATGAATCATATTGGAACTATAATACAGCAAAACTAATGAAATATGTTGATGCTGCAGATACAACACGTCCAAATGCATTTCACGATCAAGCATACGGAGGTTTTAATAACCAAGGAAGTACAGCTTCAATAGCAAACATTCATTATCCAGGACCAAATGGTTATAAAAAGGCTACTGATTTTGATAAACCATTAATTTATGGAGAGTACTGCCACTTAAATGTTTATAATAGAAGAGAATTAATAACAGATCCAGGTGTTAGAAACGATTGGGCTTCAGCATTAGCTCCAACTTGGGAAAACATGTATAAGACTAAAGGTGTTTTAGGAGGTGCTATTTGGTCTGGTGTTGATGATATTTTTCAAATGCCAAATGGAGATGCTGTTGGTTATGGCCCATGGGGACCAATTGATGCTTGGAGAAGACCTAAGCCAGAATATTGGCATGTAAAGAAAATTTATAGTCCAATTAGAGTAACAACCAAAAGTTTAGAAGCTACTACTAATTTTGAACTTGAAATTGAAAACAGATATACATACACAAATCTTAAAAACACTAAAGTTGTTTGGAGTTATGCAGGTGAAACAGGTAGCATTTTTCCAAATATAGAACCAGGAGCTAAAGGGAAAATTAAAATAAACGTAAAGAATATTGCTACTAATAAAAGTTTAAAATTAGTATTTTTTGATCCTAGAGGTTTTTTAGCTGATGAGTTTATAATACCAGTTGGAGAACAGTCTTTTGATGCAATTGTTAAAAATGATCCTGCAGTAAAAACAAAGTTAAAAACAACTAGCACAAGCTTTATAATTACTGGAACTAATTTTACTTGTGTAATAAGCAGAGCTACAGGACAAATAATTTCATTAAAAAAGAATGACAATATTGTATTAAATGGAGGACCTTGGTTAATGGCTTTACCTTTAGATGGTGAAGGTTGCGAACCAGATCACGATGCAAATATTCCACCTTTTAATGAGCTTTGTACTAATTGGAAAGCAACTAAAGTAGTTGCAGAAAGGTTAAATACAGGAGTGAAAATTGAGGTAAAAGGATCGTATAAAGAATTTAAGGGTGATTATTCTTTACATATTAATGCAAACGGAGAAATTAATATTGATTATGTTTTTGCAAGTAAAGTAGCCGTGAACCCAAGACAATGGGGAATGGTGTTTGATGCACCTAATAATTACAATAAATTTTTCTGGAAAAGAAATGGGAGATGGACGTCTTATCCACAATCACATATAGGTAGAGCAATTGGTGAAGCACCATTGTTTTATGAAGGTGTACCAGAAAGTATAAGTCCTAATGAAAGACCATTATGGAACTGGAGTATGGATTTTAATAAATTAGGAAGTAACGATTTTAGATCTACACGAAGAAATTTTTGGTATGCAGGGTTGCGTTCAAATTCTGGAAATGAGGTTCTTGCTGTTTCAGAAAATGCATCTCAACATTGGCGATCTTGGTTAGATGGAAAGAAAGTAAGATTTTTAGTAGCTGGTTTTGTAACAGCCGGAAACGAATTGTTTTTAGGAAGTTTTTATGGACCTACTCGAGTTCCGTTAGAAATTGGAGATGAAATTTCAGACTCTATAAAATTAATAGTAAGTAAATCTGAGTAG